One Kribbella sp. NBC_00662 genomic region harbors:
- a CDS encoding 2-hydroxyacid dehydrogenase, whose translation MQVVVVDPMQVRLAGQLAASVGPGVLLKCARSADDWHSWLAKADVFVGSKLPAELASRAGSLRLVQVAGAGYEGIALDHLRPGTVVANTFHHGRAIAEYCVMAALALSRQLLVEDRALRGGHWRSVFQDSAAPVHESLAGKTVGLIGYGEIGTHVAELCHALGMRVIAVRRNPATPAAAVDWLGGPQDTARLLAESDVVVVTVPLAEQTRGLLDARMLARMKRSAFLINVARGPVIDERALYQALVDGRIAGAAIDVWWNYPTTGADARPSRLPFGDLPNVLMTPHTSGVTSDVFERRMLDVAANIRALRDGTSLRNVVFRRPTKTPAPSACPTGGIR comes from the coding sequence ATGCAGGTCGTGGTGGTCGATCCGATGCAGGTTCGGCTGGCCGGGCAACTGGCAGCGTCGGTCGGCCCTGGCGTCCTGCTCAAATGCGCTCGGAGTGCTGACGACTGGCACAGCTGGCTCGCCAAGGCCGACGTGTTCGTCGGTTCGAAGCTGCCGGCCGAGCTCGCTTCGAGGGCCGGCTCGCTGCGGCTCGTCCAGGTCGCCGGAGCCGGCTATGAAGGCATCGCGCTGGACCACTTGCGACCCGGCACGGTGGTGGCGAACACCTTCCATCACGGTCGGGCGATCGCGGAGTACTGCGTGATGGCTGCCCTCGCGCTGTCCCGGCAGCTACTCGTCGAGGATCGCGCGCTCCGCGGCGGACATTGGCGGTCTGTCTTTCAGGACTCCGCCGCCCCGGTCCACGAATCCCTTGCCGGCAAGACGGTCGGACTGATCGGGTACGGCGAGATCGGCACCCACGTCGCCGAGCTCTGCCACGCACTCGGGATGCGCGTCATCGCCGTACGGCGAAACCCCGCGACCCCGGCCGCTGCGGTCGACTGGCTCGGTGGGCCTCAGGACACGGCTCGCCTGCTCGCCGAAAGCGATGTCGTGGTCGTGACTGTGCCACTCGCGGAGCAGACGCGAGGGCTGCTCGATGCGCGGATGCTCGCCCGGATGAAGCGATCCGCCTTCCTGATCAACGTCGCCCGCGGACCGGTGATCGACGAGCGCGCGCTGTACCAGGCGCTGGTCGACGGCCGGATCGCCGGCGCCGCGATCGACGTGTGGTGGAACTACCCGACGACCGGCGCCGACGCCCGGCCGTCACGCCTTCCCTTCGGCGATCTGCCGAACGTACTGATGACGCCGCACACCTCGGGTGTGACCAGCGACGTCTTCGAACGGCGGATGCTCGACGTCGCTGCGAACATCCGCGCGCTCCGAGACGGAACGAGCCTGCGCAACGTCGTGTTCCGCCGGCCGACCAAGACCCCTGCACCATCAGCATGCCCCACAGGAGGAATCCGATGA
- a CDS encoding FadR/GntR family transcriptional regulator produces MRGREMAHPGRHHDRVVEVVGRAIVTGRYREGESVSPERLAEEFGVSRPVIREAFRALQGKGLLVARPKVGTRVSDPRTWNYLDPQVITWRLESDRRTEQVDELYSVRLAVEPVAARMAALRSKPADVAQLTHAIDTMYAALDQRDLHTFVSADVEFHVALLDLSGSKMFECLSSVIATAVRTRETLVFPVVEAMRRGLALHRQLVQDIMTGAPELETTSRRLIVDAHEEANRALGVWGSGTDTQVPSEL; encoded by the coding sequence ATGCGTGGACGAGAAATGGCGCACCCAGGGCGACATCACGACCGCGTCGTCGAGGTGGTCGGACGCGCCATCGTCACGGGCCGCTACCGCGAAGGGGAGTCGGTGTCGCCCGAACGGCTCGCGGAGGAGTTCGGTGTCTCCCGCCCGGTCATCAGGGAGGCCTTCCGCGCCCTGCAGGGCAAGGGCCTGCTGGTGGCACGCCCGAAGGTCGGCACGCGAGTGTCCGACCCGCGGACCTGGAACTACCTCGATCCGCAGGTCATCACCTGGCGCCTCGAGAGCGACCGGCGTACCGAGCAGGTAGACGAGCTGTACTCCGTCCGGCTCGCGGTCGAGCCGGTCGCGGCCCGGATGGCCGCCTTACGGTCGAAGCCCGCCGACGTCGCGCAGCTGACCCACGCGATCGACACCATGTATGCCGCGTTGGACCAGCGCGATCTGCATACCTTCGTCTCCGCCGACGTCGAGTTCCACGTCGCGCTGCTCGACCTGTCCGGCAGCAAGATGTTCGAGTGCCTCAGCAGCGTGATCGCGACCGCGGTCCGCACTCGCGAGACGCTGGTCTTCCCGGTCGTCGAGGCGATGCGACGGGGTCTCGCGCTCCACCGCCAGCTGGTCCAGGACATCATGACCGGAGCACCCGAGCTGGAGACCACCTCCCGCCGACTCATCGTCGACGCCCACGAGGAAGCCAACCGAGCCCTCGGCGTCTGGGGCTCCGGTACCGACACCCAAGTCCCCAGTGAGTTGTAG
- a CDS encoding ABC transporter substrate-binding protein has protein sequence MTRRRTRIAAVAISVGLTASVVAACSSQPEAGTDGVTKITVMGIPPTTKAEARKAYQDQVAAFEKENPSIKIETTDAAFDATSYVTQLAGGSAPTMLLVPLTEPAGLIARHQVADLSDAAKDLPTYSKFDPRVLQNVKDASGKLFGVPTSQYALGLAYNRTIFTKAGLNPDKPPTTWAELRADAKQITERTGVVGFAEMTVKNNGGWHLTAATYSRGGAMENEQAGKFAAGVDNPQTQAQLELLKSMRWQDKSMGTNQLLGYDDVNSGFAAGKFAMIVADPGYYASYINQYKGDPKAFGAAVYPQDGGNATLVGGQVVMANPRATAEQKAAIMKWTDFYYLRPQYDADAAVARAKSNKASGIPVGVPTVALFNTAVQQEISTAIKPYVTVDLKNFAPFVSGTAALQYKPEPPVAAQLLYAALDTAVQAVLTRQDADPATVLGTAQKNAQTIVEQGQR, from the coding sequence ATGACCCGAAGGCGAACCCGCATAGCCGCGGTCGCGATCTCGGTAGGCCTGACCGCATCGGTCGTTGCAGCCTGCTCGTCCCAACCGGAGGCCGGCACCGACGGCGTCACCAAGATCACGGTCATGGGCATCCCCCCGACGACCAAGGCCGAAGCGCGCAAGGCCTATCAGGACCAGGTCGCGGCCTTCGAGAAGGAGAATCCGTCGATCAAGATCGAGACCACCGACGCCGCGTTCGACGCCACGTCGTACGTGACCCAGCTGGCCGGCGGATCTGCTCCGACGATGCTGCTCGTCCCGCTGACCGAACCGGCCGGCCTGATCGCTCGGCACCAGGTCGCCGATCTCAGCGATGCCGCGAAGGACCTGCCGACGTACTCGAAGTTCGACCCGCGGGTGCTGCAGAACGTGAAAGATGCCAGCGGCAAGCTGTTCGGCGTCCCGACCAGTCAGTACGCGCTCGGGCTCGCCTACAACCGGACGATCTTCACCAAAGCCGGCCTGAACCCGGACAAGCCGCCGACGACCTGGGCCGAACTCCGGGCCGACGCCAAGCAGATCACCGAGCGCACTGGCGTGGTCGGTTTCGCCGAGATGACCGTGAAGAACAACGGCGGCTGGCATCTGACGGCGGCGACGTACTCACGTGGCGGCGCGATGGAGAACGAGCAGGCCGGCAAGTTCGCGGCCGGTGTCGACAATCCGCAGACCCAGGCCCAGCTCGAGCTGCTCAAGAGCATGCGCTGGCAGGACAAGTCGATGGGCACCAACCAGTTGCTCGGGTACGACGACGTCAACAGCGGCTTCGCGGCCGGCAAGTTCGCGATGATCGTTGCCGATCCGGGGTACTACGCGAGCTACATCAACCAGTACAAGGGCGATCCGAAGGCGTTCGGCGCCGCGGTGTATCCGCAGGACGGCGGCAACGCCACGCTCGTCGGCGGGCAGGTCGTGATGGCCAACCCGCGCGCGACGGCCGAGCAGAAGGCCGCCATCATGAAGTGGACGGACTTCTACTACCTGCGTCCGCAGTACGACGCCGATGCCGCGGTGGCCCGCGCGAAGTCCAACAAGGCCTCGGGTATCCCGGTCGGCGTGCCGACGGTGGCGCTGTTCAACACGGCGGTCCAGCAAGAGATCTCCACTGCGATCAAGCCCTATGTCACCGTCGATCTGAAGAACTTCGCGCCGTTCGTGAGCGGGACCGCGGCGCTGCAGTACAAGCCCGAACCGCCGGTTGCGGCGCAACTGCTGTACGCCGCGCTCGACACCGCCGTACAAGCTGTGCTGACTCGTCAGGACGCCGATCCGGCCACCGTGCTCGGCACCGCCCAGAAGAACGCGCAGACCATCGTCGAGCAAGGACAGCGATGA